A region from the Acyrthosiphon pisum isolate AL4f chromosome A1, pea_aphid_22Mar2018_4r6ur, whole genome shotgun sequence genome encodes:
- the LOC115033771 gene encoding solute carrier family 2, facilitated glucose transporter member 6-like, which yields MSVSINTILLILFGLYIMALKNGYTESTPWIPTMILSGISLFGTSISTLPWMLVSEIFPNKSRGVAAGSCAALSYLLMFILTKSYLIVEINLTLEYTMLLFGGIGIFGLVYLYFYLPETEKKTLLEIEEYFK from the exons ATGTCGGTTTCGATAAATACTATTTTGCTAATTTTATTTGGTCTATACATCATGGCATTGAAAAATGGTTACACTGAATCAACTCCTTGGATTCCCACAATGATACTAAGCGGAATTTCCTTGTTCGGAACTTCTATCAGCACTTTACCTTGGATGTTAGTTAGCGAAATCTTTCCCAACAA aagCCGAGGAGTTGCAGCTGGATCATGTGCAGCTTTATCGTATTTATTAATGTTCATACTAACAAAATCATATTTGAtagttgaaattaatttaaccttgGAGTACACTATGCTTCTATTTGGTGGCATTGGGATTTTTGGATTGgtctacttatatttttacttgccggaaactgaaaaaaaaacgctATTAGAAATCGaagaatatttcaaataa
- the LOC100164894 gene encoding facilitated trehalose transporter Tret1 isoform X2, with product MELTMSTIVIQDLYNNPKSEFSLTTEEVSWYGSILFVFHPTGSFLSGFLQERFGRKRCMVLANVPSIFGWIMLYYTHSVVSLYASTVLMGLSIGFSEAPILSYVGEITEPRHRGTMASLATTAGMIGMLLIYILGYFFEWRIVALLSTLCPITCICLVMLIPESPLWLIANGKNEKAKKSLCWLRGWVKPEMVKAELLELIRYNEVSGTRNGKVKIEKNNISSKLAQLLDPAVYRPFRLVMIVFFISYIVCLLPSKPYFSQIMNEVGLSEDRSLLFVIFAVLQNIGCIILVLSVKHLGKRFLAVMSVSINTILLILFGLYIMALKNGYTESTPWIPTMILSGISLFGTSISTLPWMLVSEIFPNKSRGVAAGSCAALSYLLMFILTKSYLIVEINLTLEYTMLLFGGIGIFGLVYLYFYLPETEKKTLLEIEEYFK from the exons ATGGAATTAACGATGTCAACAATTGTAATTCAAGATTTGTACAACAACCCAAAAAGTGAATTCTCATTGACAACAGAGGAAGTATCGTGGTacg GaagcatattatttgtatttcatcCGACCGGGAGTTTTCTATCGGGATTCCTGCAGGAAAGATTTGGAAGGAAACGGTGCATGGTTTTAGCCAACGTGCCCAGTATTTTCGGATGGATAATGCTATACTACACACACTCAGTGGTTTCACTTTATGCGTCCACCGTACTGATGGGCTTAAGCATAGGATTCAGCGAAGCACCGATATTGTCGTACGTTGGTGAAATAACCGAACCTAGGCACAGGGGAACGATGGCTTCATTGGCGACAACAGCGGGCATGATAGGGATGTTGTTGATTTACATTTTGGGATATTTTTTCGAATGGAGAATCGTCGCATTGCTGAGCACGCTTTGTCCAATCACGTGCATATGCCTTGTTATGTTG atccCGGAGTCTCCGTTATGGTTGATCGCCAATGGGAAAAACGAAAAGGCTAAAAAGTCCCTGTGTTGGTTAAGAGGATGGGTGAAACCCGAAATGGTCAAAGCCGAACTCCTAGAACTCATTCGGTATAATGAAGTGTCTGGAACTCGAAATGGcaaggtcaaaattgaaaaaaacaatatatcttCGAAATTAGCCCAACTCTTGGATCCGGCCGTTTACAGACCGTTCAGATTAGtgatgattgttttttttatttcctacaTAGTCTGCCTTTTGCCTAGCAAACCGTATTTTAGCCAAATAATGAATGAAGTTGGTTTATCTGAAGATCGAAGTTTGTTGTTT GTTATTTTTGCTGTTCTACAAAACATCGGAtgcataatattagttttatccGTCAAACACCTGGGAAAAAGATTTTTGGCTGTTATGTCGGTTTCGATAAATACTATTTTGCTAATTTTATTTGGTCTATACATCATGGCATTGAAAAATGGTTACACTGAATCAACTCCTTGGATTCCCACAATGATACTAAGCGGAATTTCCTTGTTCGGAACTTCTATCAGCACTTTACCTTGGATGTTAGTTAGCGAAATCTTTCCCAACAA aagCCGAGGAGTTGCAGCTGGATCATGTGCAGCTTTATCGTATTTATTAATGTTCATACTAACAAAATCATATTTGAtagttgaaattaatttaaccttgGAGTACACTATGCTTCTATTTGGTGGCATTGGGATTTTTGGATTGgtctacttatatttttacttgccggaaactgaaaaaaaaacgctATTAGAAATCGaagaatatttcaaataa
- the LOC100166904 gene encoding facilitated trehalose transporter Tret1 isoform X2, translated as MPDVKEIQAQDSTRKYGPKATLAQCLATIAQSFLFIGLGMNLSISAIVIRDLYRNPNSEFSITITEASWYGSLLFIIHPVGCLLSGILQDKFGKKRCMILANVPSIFGWVLLYSAHSSVLLCASTLLMGFSTGFGAGSTSSYVGEISEPRLRGSLGSLGSTAMRIGTLLMYILGLFFDWRTVALFSTFCPIMCICFVIFIPESPIWLIAKGRNDKAKKAMCWLRGWVEPEKINPEFLELVHYNQVSGTQGGKIDTDDNNKKFLSNLAQFKNPAVYRPLRLMLIIFFVSFVVSIFPTRPFITKIMKEVGLFDNQNESLVLLTGLTSIGCIIATVTVHRTGKRLLTLLTLSINTVLLLSFGAYIISVKAEYFSYSPLISLTFLCGIYFIGSCGISCIPWMILIEVFPNN; from the exons ATGCCTGACGTAAAAGAAATCCAAGCACAAGACTCCACACGAAAATATGGCCCGAAGGCGACGTTGGCACAA TGTTTGGCCACAATAGCGCAGAGTTTTCTGTTCATCGGGTTGGGCATGAACCTATCGATATCTGCGATAGTCATTCGCGACTTGTATCGGAATCCAAATAGTGAATTCTCAATAACGATCACCGAGGCCTCGTGGTACG GAAGCTTGTTGTTCATAATCCACCCGGTCGGATGTTTACTGTCGGGGATCCTGCAAGATAAGTTCGGAAAGAAACGCTGTATGATACTCGCAAACGTGCCCAGTATCTTCGGATGGGTGCTGCTGTACTCGGCACACTCGTCGGTGTTACTTTGCGCGTCGACCTTACTGATGGGGTTCAGCACGGGATTCGGTGCCGGATCCACATCGTCGTACGTCGGAGAGATATCAGAACCCAGGCTCAGAGGATCTCTGGGTTCGCTGGGAAGCACGGCCATGAGAATAGGCACATTGCTCATGTACATCTTGGGACTGTTTTTCGACTGGAGGACCGTGGCACTGTTCAGCACGTTCTGTCCCATTATGTGCATATGTTTCGTAATTTTC atcccggAGTCACCCATTTGGTTGATCGCCAAAGGTCGAAATGATAAGGCCAAAAAGGCCATGTGTTGGTTGAGGGGATGGGTGGAACCTGAAAAAATTAACCCAGAATTTCTCGAACTGGTTCATTACAATCAAGTATCTGGAACACAAGGTGGCAAAATTGATACagacgataataataagaagTTTCTTTCGAACTTAGCCCAGTTCAAAAACCCGGCAGTCTATAGACCACTGAGATTGATGCTGATTATTTTCTTCGTATCTTTCGTAGTCAGCATTTTCCCTACCAGACCATTTATCACCAAAATAATGAAAGAAGTTGGTTTATTCGATAACCAAAACGAATCGTTG GTCCTCCTGACAGGCTTGACGAGCATCGGGTGCATCATAGCGACTGTGACTGTTCATCGGACTGGGAAAAGATTATTGACTCTATTAACGTTATCGATAAACACtgttttattgttatctttTGGTGCATACATTATTTCAGTGAAggcagaatatttttcatattctccTTTGATTTCCTTGACATTTCTGTGCGGCATTTACTTTATCGGCTCATGTGGAATTTCGTGCATTCCCTGGATGATACTCATTGAAGTTTTTCccaacaa TTGA
- the LOC100166904 gene encoding facilitated trehalose transporter Tret1 isoform X1 yields MPDVKEIQAQDSTRKYGPKATLAQCLATIAQSFLFIGLGMNLSISAIVIRDLYRNPNSEFSITITEASWYGSLLFIIHPVGCLLSGILQDKFGKKRCMILANVPSIFGWVLLYSAHSSVLLCASTLLMGFSTGFGAGSTSSYVGEISEPRLRGSLGSLGSTAMRIGTLLMYILGLFFDWRTVALFSTFCPIMCICFVIFIPESPIWLIAKGRNDKAKKAMCWLRGWVEPEKINPEFLELVHYNQVSGTQGGKIDTDDNNKKFLSNLAQFKNPAVYRPLRLMLIIFFVSFVVSIFPTRPFITKIMKEVGLFDNQNESLVLLTGLTSIGCIIATVTVHRTGKRLLTLLTLSINTVLLLSFGAYIISVKAEYFSYSPLISLTFLCGIYFIGSCGISCIPWMILIEVFPNKSRGVATSASSGLAYIILFTLTKSYLIVEMYLSLEYTMILFGCVGVFGLIYFYFYFPETENKTLLEIEEFFVSTKNG; encoded by the exons ATGCCTGACGTAAAAGAAATCCAAGCACAAGACTCCACACGAAAATATGGCCCGAAGGCGACGTTGGCACAA TGTTTGGCCACAATAGCGCAGAGTTTTCTGTTCATCGGGTTGGGCATGAACCTATCGATATCTGCGATAGTCATTCGCGACTTGTATCGGAATCCAAATAGTGAATTCTCAATAACGATCACCGAGGCCTCGTGGTACG GAAGCTTGTTGTTCATAATCCACCCGGTCGGATGTTTACTGTCGGGGATCCTGCAAGATAAGTTCGGAAAGAAACGCTGTATGATACTCGCAAACGTGCCCAGTATCTTCGGATGGGTGCTGCTGTACTCGGCACACTCGTCGGTGTTACTTTGCGCGTCGACCTTACTGATGGGGTTCAGCACGGGATTCGGTGCCGGATCCACATCGTCGTACGTCGGAGAGATATCAGAACCCAGGCTCAGAGGATCTCTGGGTTCGCTGGGAAGCACGGCCATGAGAATAGGCACATTGCTCATGTACATCTTGGGACTGTTTTTCGACTGGAGGACCGTGGCACTGTTCAGCACGTTCTGTCCCATTATGTGCATATGTTTCGTAATTTTC atcccggAGTCACCCATTTGGTTGATCGCCAAAGGTCGAAATGATAAGGCCAAAAAGGCCATGTGTTGGTTGAGGGGATGGGTGGAACCTGAAAAAATTAACCCAGAATTTCTCGAACTGGTTCATTACAATCAAGTATCTGGAACACAAGGTGGCAAAATTGATACagacgataataataagaagTTTCTTTCGAACTTAGCCCAGTTCAAAAACCCGGCAGTCTATAGACCACTGAGATTGATGCTGATTATTTTCTTCGTATCTTTCGTAGTCAGCATTTTCCCTACCAGACCATTTATCACCAAAATAATGAAAGAAGTTGGTTTATTCGATAACCAAAACGAATCGTTG GTCCTCCTGACAGGCTTGACGAGCATCGGGTGCATCATAGCGACTGTGACTGTTCATCGGACTGGGAAAAGATTATTGACTCTATTAACGTTATCGATAAACACtgttttattgttatctttTGGTGCATACATTATTTCAGTGAAggcagaatatttttcatattctccTTTGATTTCCTTGACATTTCTGTGCGGCATTTACTTTATCGGCTCATGTGGAATTTCGTGCATTCCCTGGATGATACTCATTGAAGTTTTTCccaacaa AAGCCGAGGAGTTGCTACATCTGCATCGTCGGGATtggcctatattatattattcacactAACAAAATCATACTTAATAgttgaaatgtatttaagtcTGGAGTACACTATGATTCTCTTTGGTTGTGTTGGCGTTTTTGGTTTGatctatttctatttttatttcccggaaactgaaaataaaacattattagaaATTGAAGAATTTTTTGTATCGACTAAAAACGgctaa
- the LOC100164894 gene encoding facilitated trehalose transporter Tret1 isoform X1, with protein MSNKIDIDGDNAAKNYGAMSTLAQVCATIAQSFLLVGLGMELTMSTIVIQDLYNNPKSEFSLTTEEVSWYGSILFVFHPTGSFLSGFLQERFGRKRCMVLANVPSIFGWIMLYYTHSVVSLYASTVLMGLSIGFSEAPILSYVGEITEPRHRGTMASLATTAGMIGMLLIYILGYFFEWRIVALLSTLCPITCICLVMLIPESPLWLIANGKNEKAKKSLCWLRGWVKPEMVKAELLELIRYNEVSGTRNGKVKIEKNNISSKLAQLLDPAVYRPFRLVMIVFFISYIVCLLPSKPYFSQIMNEVGLSEDRSLLFVIFAVLQNIGCIILVLSVKHLGKRFLAVMSVSINTILLILFGLYIMALKNGYTESTPWIPTMILSGISLFGTSISTLPWMLVSEIFPNKSRGVAAGSCAALSYLLMFILTKSYLIVEINLTLEYTMLLFGGIGIFGLVYLYFYLPETEKKTLLEIEEYFK; from the exons ATGTCCAATAAAATTGACATCGACGGGGACAATGCTGCCAAAAACTATGGCGCGATGTCGACATTGGCACAa GTGTGCGCCACCATAGCACAGAGTTTCTTATTAGTGGGATTGGGCATGGAATTAACGATGTCAACAATTGTAATTCAAGATTTGTACAACAACCCAAAAAGTGAATTCTCATTGACAACAGAGGAAGTATCGTGGTacg GaagcatattatttgtatttcatcCGACCGGGAGTTTTCTATCGGGATTCCTGCAGGAAAGATTTGGAAGGAAACGGTGCATGGTTTTAGCCAACGTGCCCAGTATTTTCGGATGGATAATGCTATACTACACACACTCAGTGGTTTCACTTTATGCGTCCACCGTACTGATGGGCTTAAGCATAGGATTCAGCGAAGCACCGATATTGTCGTACGTTGGTGAAATAACCGAACCTAGGCACAGGGGAACGATGGCTTCATTGGCGACAACAGCGGGCATGATAGGGATGTTGTTGATTTACATTTTGGGATATTTTTTCGAATGGAGAATCGTCGCATTGCTGAGCACGCTTTGTCCAATCACGTGCATATGCCTTGTTATGTTG atccCGGAGTCTCCGTTATGGTTGATCGCCAATGGGAAAAACGAAAAGGCTAAAAAGTCCCTGTGTTGGTTAAGAGGATGGGTGAAACCCGAAATGGTCAAAGCCGAACTCCTAGAACTCATTCGGTATAATGAAGTGTCTGGAACTCGAAATGGcaaggtcaaaattgaaaaaaacaatatatcttCGAAATTAGCCCAACTCTTGGATCCGGCCGTTTACAGACCGTTCAGATTAGtgatgattgttttttttatttcctacaTAGTCTGCCTTTTGCCTAGCAAACCGTATTTTAGCCAAATAATGAATGAAGTTGGTTTATCTGAAGATCGAAGTTTGTTGTTT GTTATTTTTGCTGTTCTACAAAACATCGGAtgcataatattagttttatccGTCAAACACCTGGGAAAAAGATTTTTGGCTGTTATGTCGGTTTCGATAAATACTATTTTGCTAATTTTATTTGGTCTATACATCATGGCATTGAAAAATGGTTACACTGAATCAACTCCTTGGATTCCCACAATGATACTAAGCGGAATTTCCTTGTTCGGAACTTCTATCAGCACTTTACCTTGGATGTTAGTTAGCGAAATCTTTCCCAACAA aagCCGAGGAGTTGCAGCTGGATCATGTGCAGCTTTATCGTATTTATTAATGTTCATACTAACAAAATCATATTTGAtagttgaaattaatttaaccttgGAGTACACTATGCTTCTATTTGGTGGCATTGGGATTTTTGGATTGgtctacttatatttttacttgccggaaactgaaaaaaaaacgctATTAGAAATCGaagaatatttcaaataa
- the LOC100161549 gene encoding facilitated trehalose transporter Tret1, giving the protein MLCFAIICTTLGSILFIIHPFGCFLSGVLQERFGKKRCMIFANVPSIVGWTLLYFAHSSIFLYASTFLMGFSIGVGAGAVHAYIGEITEPRLRGSMASITNTAALFGSLLGFILGSLFDWRTVALLSTLCPIICVSLIIFIPESPIWLIAKGKNDKAEKAMCWLRGWVDPETVKPELITLFHYNEVSGTIGIEGSNFRANDDNSLLSKLALFKEPSVYEPLKLIMIYFFTSYTINLTPGKPFIGKIMTEVGLRDYQSIYLIIFSVVQTIGSVILILTIRRFRKRFLTLVTVTINSALLLLFSVYIMAMKNNYIESMEWIPLTIICGIYFSGGCGAACIPWMLIGEVFPNKSRGIATGVCAGMSYLLLFILTKSYLTVEMILSIEYTMLLFGCLGIIGLIYFYNYLPETENKTLLEIEEFFASNSKAQR; this is encoded by the exons atgttatgttttgcTATTATATGTACAACCCTAgggagtatattatttataatccacCCATTTGGATGTTTTCTGTCGGGAGTGCTACAAGAGAGATTTGGAAAGAAGCGTTGCATGATTTTTGCAAACGTTCCCAGCATTGTCGGATGGACTTTGCTGTACTTTGCTCACTCGTCGATTTTTCTCTACGCATCGACATTTCTGATGGGATTCAGCATAGGCGTCGGCGCTGGTGCAGTACACGCCTATATCGGGGAAATAACAGAACCAAGGCTCAGGGGATCTATGGCATCGATAACGAATACAGCAGCTTTGTTTGGATCACTGTTGGGATTCATTTTGGGTTCATTGTTTGACTGGCGTACTGTTGCACTGTTGAGCACACTTTGTCCTATAATTTGTGtatcattaatcattttt ATCCCAGAGTCTCCCATTTGGTTAATCGCCAAAGGCAAAAACGATAAAGCCGAAAAGGCCATGTGTTGGCTTAGAGGATGGGTGGACCCTGAAACCGTTAAACCcgaattaattacattattccATTATAACGAAGTATCTGGAACAATTGGAATTGAAGGTAGCAATTTTCGAGCGAACGACGATAATAGTTTGCTGTCAAAATTAGCCCTATTCAAGGAGCCATCGGTTTATGAGCCgttgaaattaataatgatttattttttcacatctTATACAATTAACCTTACTCCAGGCAAACCGTTCATTGGTAAAATTATGACAGAAGTCGGCTTGCGGGATTACCAAAGTATATATTTG attattttttccGTTGTGCAGACGATTGGGAGTGTGATATTGATCTTAACTATACGTCGTTTCCGGAAAAGATTTTTGACATTAGTAACGGTAACGATAAACTCTGCTTTGTTGCTATTATTTAGCGTATACATCATGgccatgaaaaacaattatatcgAATCGATGGAATGGATTCCTTTGACAATAATCTGTGGTATCTACTTTTCTGGGGGTTGTGGTGCAGCATGTATACCCTGGATGTTAATTGGTGAAGTGTTCCCGAACAa aagtAGAGGAATTGCTACTGGCGTTTGTGCAGGAATGTCATATTTACTTTTGTTCATATTAACAAAATCGTACCTAACAGttgaaatgattttaagtattgaGTACACTATGCTTCTATTTGGTTGTCTTGGTATTATtggattaatttatttttacaattatttgccAGAAACggaaaataaaacgttattagAAATTGAAGAATTTTTTGCATCCAATTCAAAGGCCCAAagatag